TGCATGTAATTTGATTTCTTAACAATGTCTATTGAGCACACCACAAAGAGCCCCTCAACCTTAAAATGTTTCACAATCTGTGTAGATCTTTCACAGACTAAGTCCACATTTATTTTCTTAGGTCGCGCGCCACGGGCAAGACAAAGCAACAGGTTTAGGACTAACTTCTTCATGCGGGTGGAAGTCATATTTCTAAATGATTTCcgaaagtcgtcactaaataaaACCTGTGACATAAcatataaaagtaataaaaagatTCATGAataaaccagaaattcaaatccaaaataacCAAAATGATTAAACTATACAAGAAAATTTGAACAAAGAAACGACGCCTTGCAGATTTTAGCTAACTAAAATAGACAACAGAAAATCCACAATAGATTAGGTATATATCCAAACACTATATATGGACAGAATGCATAATATTGATATCATAACGATGATGCTACACCAAAAGGAACATAAACACGAAGAAATTTTGAATAGAGAAAAGAAAGTGCAGCATGTTAATACAAAATTTGATACCGTCCAAACTGTCATGCAAACTTTTATAGTCATAGTTTCCTTTATGCTGCCAGGAATGTTACCTAAATTGATACCATAAAGAAGCAAACAACTGAACACTGAACATTACCGTCCACTGTTGCTGTTTGAAAAGTGTGCTATCCTCATTAAGCAAATCCTCCATCTGATCCAGCTCTTTCTTCACATCCACAATCGTCTTTGATACATCAGCGTCCTCATCAGCACTAAAGAAACAACCACGAGCCTCAGCATCACAAATTAATGCTTCCCAAACTGATCGAGTATTTGTTAGTGTATCCGCATTTCCAAAGATCCAAAGACAGTGCCTAGCAAGGGACAAGAAATTCAATTTCTGCATATTTGAAATTAAAGATTAGAGAAAAGTTGCTTGCAGTAATATAGCTGATAAAGTACCGAGCTCTTGTCAAAGCAACATTGGTTCTCTGAGGACTAGATAGGAAACCAATAGACCCTTTATTATTGGCTCTTACAGTAGATAATAAAACAATATCTTGTTCCCCACCCTGATATCCATCTATAGATTTTACTGTCACAACAAAATTGTCAAGATTTTCAAACTTGTGACGAAGTTTTTCTTGAACCAGTGCAACTTGAGCAGCGTAGGGTGATATTACCGCAACGCTTAGATATGTATCAGATCCATTCCAAGCTGTGCCAAAAAAAGTAATTCGTTACGTAAAAGAAGACgtggaaaaaataaaacaatagtCAAAGTAGCATAAAAACCATGTCATGGGTATTAAGTACGCATATTACAAATTCAATCAGATCCCTAATAGATAATTAATTATACAAGTGAGAGTAGTTTTGCACCCTCAATACTCCAGTAATTCATGTAAGATGGCTCTACCAATCCTAATTTGATGTTTTGATGCATtaagcttcaattttctagcccTTCATATGATTTCCAGAGACAAAAGCATTTTCATGAAACAGAAGCTACTCAGTCAAATATTATACTATCTTTAGCCAAAGGTgtctttttctcattttcataCTCCTTTTCTATTGTAGAATGAAGGCATGTCTTTCCTTTCCATTGTTCTATCTGGACTGGACTAAGGCTAAACTGAAAATATGGACTCTGATAGAGTCAAACTTAATACAACAGCATATATTTTATGATATTTCTCAACAGAAAACTTGCTTGtagatgaaattattcaaactAGGAAGCCTTGACATGCCTTTGTACAGCTTCTGAACTATCTTTACCACCACAGCCGCCTCAACAATATTTCTCAAGCTGTAATCATCACCATCGCCATCTTCATTTCCACCTGGGACATTAATGAATGAATAGGGACCAAACATTTTCTCCCGAAGAAAACACCTTTCGTGCTTTTTACGCCTAACTTCAGGTGCATCCATGATCTTGTCCGTATAGAAGATAGAATTTGGGAAGCAACTGATAGATGGATGCATTCTATATTGAATGTTAAGCAGATGCTTTGGCTGACCCAATGAACTCAACCtttcaaataagcttcttccAAATGCGGCATTGGCAGATATCTATATTATACGTAAACAGATATATATTATGTCTATGAGGTAATCAGATGTCATGCCTGTAAGATTATTCTATTGGTCTGTATAAATTCATTAGCAATTTGCATACCTTGCTATTAACGCTTGCTGGAAACTGGCACTCATCACCAACAAGAATAGCATGCTTCAAACCAGGTAGTTGAAGTGGTATAAGGGATTCACACTCTTTCAATTGGGCAGCCTCATCAATGACCAGCACTTTAAGTGGCTCCACATTTGTCCTGTGCAACTTGTAGGAAGTAGAAGCAGTGCAGAAAACCAAGGTAGCCATTTGGAAACAGAGTTCCCTTATTGATTCTTCATTCACAGTGGCTGGGATGCCCAGATTTTCAAGAGTTGAATGAACGGTTTTTAGGACAAAGAGACACTTGCTTCTAATATCTGGCAGCAACCAGGTACATGTGACTGCTTTGGAAAAATCTTCCACCATTATGCTAGAAGAATAGAGCTTCTCCAGTATATCAGAGGTCAAAAACTTTTCAAACAGCTCCTTCTCCAAAGACTCAAGCAGATAAATCAGATGTAccatcttttcaaaattttgttttgcaACAAAACTTCTTGCTACATGAGTGCAGAATGTAATCAGACATCTTCTGAGGGATGGTAAAATTGCTTTTACTCGTGCTCTGATGAATTCTAGAAATGACTTTGGCTTATCTTTTGGAGCttcatctttgttttccttggtTTTGATCAGCTCATTTTCCAGAAAGATATGGTAGTGTGAGGCACCGTGCTCAAGCAAATCAATCATAGAATGCACACAATGTTTCAAACCATTTGATGGTGCAAAGCACTCAACAAGCCTCTTCACGCGGTAGTCAAGATATATATCTTCAATATCAGGGGCAACTTTTAGTCGATCCTTATTTCCAAATAATATAATATCTCCCAATGGAGTAAACGGATCACTTTTTTCAGATTCAGCAGCATATGCCTCTTTTACCAGTTTTACCACTCGAGATGCAACTTCTTTTACTGCCACATTGGTTGGGGCACAACAAAGAGTCCTGTAATTCATTCTTAATAGGCTAAAGA
This Coffea arabica cultivar ET-39 chromosome 3e, Coffea Arabica ET-39 HiFi, whole genome shotgun sequence DNA region includes the following protein-coding sequences:
- the LOC140038404 gene encoding helicase sen1-like; the encoded protein is MPFKGEKQDWLYVVYLTNTMTNKRIWKALHWFKNLTLIEKVLCSNAMVEEQCDSCSVNHTGQLSESFGSDLYTQMNESQTKAIRASLNKMTCDQNSHIELIWGPPGTGKTKTVSQMLFSLLRMNYRTLCCAPTNVAVKEVASRVVKLVKEAYAAESEKSDPFTPLGDIILFGNKDRLKVAPDIEDIYLDYRVKRLVECFAPSNGLKHCVHSMIDLLEHGASHYHIFLENELIKTKENKDEAPKDKPKSFLEFIRARVKAILPSLRRCLITFCTHVARSFVAKQNFEKMVHLIYLLESLEKELFEKFLTSDILEKLYSSSIMVEDFSKAVTCTWLLPDIRSKCLFVLKTVHSTLENLGIPATVNEESIRELCFQMATLVFCTASTSYKLHRTNVEPLKVLVIDEAAQLKECESLIPLQLPGLKHAILVGDECQFPASVNSKISANAAFGRSLFERLSSLGQPKHLLNIQYRMHPSISCFPNSIFYTDKIMDAPEVRRKKHERCFLREKMFGPYSFINVPGGNEDGDGDDYSLRNIVEAAVVVKIVQKLYKGMSRLPSLNNFIYKQVFC